The proteins below are encoded in one region of Zavarzinella sp.:
- a CDS encoding DUF1080 domain-containing protein has protein sequence MIPVSILSCFFFVADGDFQPDQSMLPAKPPANAIVLLDTKGNHSFLSMSGEKINWPVQDGTLVSTQAKGNKNHIVSKLHFRDADIHVEFMLPEKGPGNSGVYVHGNYEVQIFNSFGKEKVTQDDAGAVYGFSPPSVNACRKPGEWQVFDIRYRAPRRDENEKIIEKGTMTVWYNGKKVQENASFAEPKSTFHPFRYGTTPYLQTIWAQQKKTMTGPVFLQDHNNPVKFRNVWVVPTDDKSFIYEPAKK, from the coding sequence CCTGTTTCTTTTTTGTGGCTGATGGCGATTTTCAGCCCGATCAGAGCATGTTGCCGGCAAAGCCGCCCGCCAATGCCATTGTTTTGCTGGATACCAAGGGCAATCATTCTTTCCTCAGCATGAGTGGGGAAAAAATCAACTGGCCGGTCCAGGATGGCACGCTGGTATCCACGCAGGCAAAAGGGAACAAGAACCATATCGTCTCCAAGCTGCATTTTCGCGACGCCGACATCCATGTGGAGTTTATGCTGCCAGAAAAAGGCCCCGGGAACAGTGGTGTCTATGTGCATGGAAACTACGAAGTGCAGATTTTCAACTCGTTCGGGAAAGAAAAGGTAACCCAGGACGATGCCGGTGCTGTTTATGGCTTCTCCCCACCTTCTGTGAATGCGTGCCGCAAACCAGGCGAGTGGCAGGTGTTTGATATTCGCTACCGGGCCCCACGGCGGGATGAAAATGAAAAGATTATCGAAAAAGGAACCATGACTGTCTGGTACAACGGCAAGAAGGTGCAGGAAAATGCCAGCTTTGCGGAGCCGAAGTCGACTTTTCACCCATTTCGCTATGGCACAACGCCTTATCTGCAGACAATTTGGGCTCAGCAAAAGAAAACCATGACCGGGCCAGTCTTTCTTCAGGACCACAACAATCCGGTCAAATTCCGCAACGTCTGGGTGGTGCCCACAGATGATAAGTCTTTCATTTATGAGCCAGCGAAAAAGTAA
- a CDS encoding YbaN family protein, giving the protein MQELPPNRLDSSVAPLVLWKRLILILFGCLFVGCAYIGVLLPGVPTTPFLLLASFCFVRSSPKLHRWLLRSPVFGKLLRDWHSHRGIRKPVKIVAITTTVIVVSCSIALTTLPTVGKIGIGVLAGIGILTILALPTIHGEVKPLHTAEKPSNGINS; this is encoded by the coding sequence TTGCAAGAACTTCCGCCAAATCGGCTCGATTCTTCTGTGGCACCACTGGTGCTCTGGAAACGGTTGATTCTTATCCTGTTTGGGTGCCTCTTCGTGGGCTGTGCCTACATCGGCGTGCTTCTGCCTGGCGTACCCACCACCCCTTTTTTATTGCTGGCAAGTTTTTGCTTCGTGCGATCTTCGCCAAAACTCCACCGTTGGCTGCTGCGTTCGCCAGTATTTGGCAAACTGCTGCGGGACTGGCACTCCCACCGGGGGATACGGAAACCGGTAAAAATCGTCGCGATAACCACCACAGTTATTGTGGTGAGTTGCAGTATCGCCCTGACAACCCTCCCCACCGTGGGTAAGATTGGCATTGGAGTGTTGGCTGGAATCGGCATCCTTACCATTCTGGCCCTGCCCACCATTCATGGAGAAGTGAAACCGCTGCACACCGCTGAAAAGCCATCGAATGGGATAAATAGTTGA
- a CDS encoding alpha/beta hydrolase-fold protein: protein MVLRAALTLVVLTFGVGCTWAKNFLNANPAPLDLDYLNQHVLKGQIDDYTANHGRDNRICSNALGEKRDLYVYKPVGYDPKNKYPVVFWFHGFAQDEKDFLEVVHHFDKAMNDGKLPKCVIACPDGSSRGRASFLDAGTLYLNSRLGKYEDFIMKDVWAFVFANYSLQPNKEAHVFAGVSMGGFGAYNLGIKYRNDIGMLIGIMSPLHLRYADCQGNTDTNFDPYNLGINDTYRPLAPIGRLDSTILTIRQRRVIAPVFGEDRDVIAKIATDNPAEMLKLYGVKPGEQQMFAGFGECDELNFDAQTLAFQHIAKNDHQIDMKVIMVPNGKHNRDTAIRMLDPLADWASPLLQKYAPK from the coding sequence ATGGTTTTGCGCGCAGCACTTACTTTGGTGGTTTTAACTTTTGGAGTTGGCTGCACGTGGGCGAAGAATTTTCTGAATGCCAATCCTGCACCCCTCGATCTTGATTACCTGAATCAGCACGTGCTGAAAGGGCAAATCGACGACTACACTGCGAACCATGGCCGCGATAACCGCATATGCAGTAATGCTTTAGGCGAAAAACGCGACCTCTATGTCTACAAACCAGTTGGCTACGACCCCAAAAACAAATATCCCGTGGTATTCTGGTTCCATGGCTTTGCTCAGGACGAAAAAGATTTCCTGGAAGTGGTGCACCACTTCGACAAAGCAATGAACGATGGCAAACTGCCGAAGTGCGTCATCGCCTGTCCCGATGGCAGTTCCCGTGGCCGGGCATCCTTTCTGGATGCGGGCACCCTCTATCTGAACTCTCGCCTCGGGAAATATGAAGATTTTATCATGAAGGATGTGTGGGCGTTCGTTTTTGCGAATTACAGCCTGCAACCGAATAAAGAGGCCCACGTTTTTGCCGGTGTGTCGATGGGAGGTTTCGGTGCGTACAACCTGGGCATTAAATACCGCAACGATATAGGGATGCTGATCGGCATTATGTCCCCACTGCACCTGCGTTATGCCGACTGTCAGGGCAATACCGATACAAACTTTGACCCTTACAACCTGGGAATTAACGACACGTATCGCCCACTGGCACCGATTGGGCGTCTGGACAGCACCATTCTGACGATACGCCAGCGACGAGTGATTGCCCCTGTGTTTGGTGAGGATCGCGACGTGATTGCGAAAATTGCCACTGATAATCCCGCTGAAATGCTGAAGCTATACGGTGTCAAACCTGGTGAACAGCAAATGTTTGCAGGTTTTGGGGAGTGCGATGAACTGAACTTTGATGCCCAGACACTTGCTTTTCAACACATTGCCAAAAACGATCATCAAATAGATATGAAAGTGATTATGGTTCCGAATGGAAAGCATAACCGCGATACAGCCATTCGCATGTTGGACCCATTGGCCGACTGGGCCAGCCCCCTGTTGCAGAAATACGCACCTAAGTAA